The following are encoded in a window of Mycolicibacterium tusciae JS617 genomic DNA:
- a CDS encoding helix-turn-helix transcriptional regulator, producing the protein MARLAHPLYGELRRAAAGEMYLSTIRGQLALRLAADADADSQATVRRALLALESDLPTDPKLCLQAAQYAMTLLDLDLADRFATAAASAGASDALAVRAMNLLLLGRGPPTEEVLSANGEDGGEGAYQWATLRAANLIWMLGRCNDAAMLLDELARGPESPADTAARTAVQACLDSVSARCDCAVEKAVAALESGLLSDFHAMLASVALTMALGALGRGDDVTTVAQVALDRSITSFQASHMRFWFGSVYTRACRLTGRTDECVAMVARLADSAREAPSLAYANLASLMGVADLMRGDVRSAVKLLHEALAGVERHSVRTGLRPATCFLLAEAHAKLGEAEASEAAITEAQSCVPPDYLFMQTALSIATGWSLAANGCVNEATATVQSAAAVARDRNQPTHELACLQVAAQWGDVAGAVRARELADELDLPLAKAVARHTESLAANDGEGLLGASSDYQTMGDRAAAADVAAQAAVAFTADQQRKRGLYAAAMAKELSDACGGLCTPALRSPASQPLTGRQREIVELVLAGLSNRQIADRLVMSVRSVEGHVYRACQRVGASSREELASIARAGPAATR; encoded by the coding sequence ATGGCCCGCCTGGCACATCCGCTGTACGGCGAACTTCGGCGGGCCGCCGCGGGCGAAATGTATCTGTCGACGATCCGCGGTCAGTTGGCGCTGCGGCTCGCAGCCGATGCGGACGCAGATTCGCAAGCGACCGTGCGCCGGGCCTTGCTGGCGCTGGAGTCCGATCTGCCCACCGATCCGAAACTGTGCCTTCAGGCCGCGCAGTATGCGATGACGTTGTTGGACCTCGACCTGGCCGATCGCTTCGCCACCGCGGCAGCTTCGGCGGGAGCGTCCGATGCGCTTGCGGTGCGGGCGATGAACCTGCTGCTTCTCGGTCGCGGCCCCCCGACCGAGGAGGTCTTGAGCGCAAACGGTGAGGACGGCGGCGAAGGGGCATACCAGTGGGCCACCCTGCGGGCCGCGAACCTGATCTGGATGCTCGGCCGGTGCAACGACGCCGCGATGTTGCTCGATGAGTTGGCCCGCGGTCCGGAATCGCCTGCCGACACGGCTGCGCGGACGGCGGTGCAAGCATGCCTCGACTCCGTCTCCGCCCGATGTGACTGCGCGGTGGAAAAGGCCGTGGCCGCACTGGAATCGGGCTTGCTGTCGGATTTCCACGCGATGTTGGCGTCGGTCGCTTTGACCATGGCGCTGGGAGCCTTGGGCCGGGGAGACGACGTCACCACCGTGGCGCAGGTCGCTCTGGACCGTTCCATCACGTCATTCCAGGCGTCCCATATGCGGTTCTGGTTCGGCAGTGTCTACACCCGGGCGTGCAGGCTGACCGGCAGGACCGACGAGTGCGTGGCCATGGTTGCGCGCCTTGCCGACTCGGCGCGTGAGGCTCCGAGCCTGGCCTACGCCAACCTCGCCTCGCTGATGGGCGTCGCCGACCTGATGCGTGGCGATGTCAGGAGCGCGGTCAAACTCCTGCACGAGGCGCTCGCCGGTGTCGAAAGGCACAGTGTCAGGACCGGTCTGAGACCTGCTACCTGTTTTCTGCTCGCCGAGGCGCATGCGAAGCTGGGCGAGGCGGAGGCCTCCGAAGCGGCGATCACCGAGGCGCAGTCCTGCGTTCCGCCCGACTATTTGTTCATGCAGACCGCGCTGAGCATCGCCACGGGGTGGTCGCTTGCCGCGAACGGCTGCGTCAACGAGGCCACCGCGACCGTGCAGTCGGCGGCGGCCGTGGCGCGCGACCGTAATCAACCCACTCATGAACTGGCGTGTCTGCAGGTGGCGGCGCAGTGGGGTGACGTCGCCGGTGCGGTGCGTGCCCGCGAACTCGCCGATGAGCTGGACCTGCCATTGGCTAAAGCCGTTGCCCGGCATACGGAATCGCTGGCCGCCAACGACGGCGAAGGCTTGCTGGGGGCGTCCAGCGACTACCAGACGATGGGTGACCGCGCGGCTGCCGCTGATGTCGCCGCGCAGGCGGCGGTGGCCTTCACGGCAGACCAGCAGCGTAAGCGTGGTCTCTATGCCGCCGCGATGGCCAAGGAACTCAGCGATGCGTGCGGCGGCCTGTGTACACCCGCGTTGCGCAGCCCGGCCAGCCAACCGTTGACCGGCCGTCAGCGTGAGATCGTCGAACTCGTCCTGGCGGGCCTGAGTAATCGTCAAATCGCCGACCGGCTGGTGATGTCCGTCCGCAGCGTCGAGGGTCACGTGTACCGCGCCTGCCAACGGGTCGGAGCAAGCTCCCGTGAGGAATTGGCGAGCATCGCTCGGGCGGGGCCCGCCGCGACACGCTAG
- a CDS encoding L-lactate permease codes for MYQQVLDPVGGSLAWSAVVAALPLLLLFVMLGALKMTAWVASLISLAVSIVIAVVIYGMPVGQTLLAGTEGAAFGFFPILWIVINAIWVYQMTVETGHFDVLRRSFSQVSDDQRIQAIIIAFSFGALIEALAGFGTPVAVTSVMLMALGFKPLKAAVLALVANTAPVAFGAMATPIITLGKVTELPVDTLGAMVGRQTPILALLVPLALVAIVDGWRGMRETWPAAVVCGVVFALAQFATSNYLSVPLADVVASLLSAAAVVALVRVWRPRHAYTEQPAPVAGGAADEPPADFAQRVGNADGHHDSRADVIRAYAPYAIIIAVFVVCQISVVKNLLDKATFAFNWPGLDVVDPDGESLSLTKFSLNLLTTPGTQMLVAGILTMVALKLSASRALKAYGVTLHQLRWAIVTVMTVLALAFVMNLSGQTITLGTWMAAAGGAFAVLSPILGWLGVAVTGSDTSANSLFGALQVTAANQAGLSDVLMAASNSSGGVLGKMISPQNLAIAAAAVGLDGKEGDIFRRVVLWSLGFLLLMCILSGLQATPVLSWMVP; via the coding sequence ATGTACCAACAAGTTCTTGATCCAGTCGGCGGCTCGCTCGCCTGGAGTGCGGTGGTCGCGGCGCTACCGCTCCTGCTGCTGTTCGTGATGCTGGGCGCGTTGAAGATGACAGCCTGGGTGGCGTCGCTGATATCGCTGGCGGTCAGCATCGTGATCGCCGTCGTGATCTACGGAATGCCCGTCGGGCAGACGCTGCTGGCCGGCACCGAGGGCGCCGCGTTCGGTTTCTTCCCCATTCTCTGGATCGTGATCAACGCGATCTGGGTGTACCAGATGACCGTGGAGACCGGCCATTTCGACGTGCTGCGGCGATCCTTCAGTCAGGTGAGTGACGACCAGCGAATCCAGGCCATCATCATCGCCTTCTCGTTCGGCGCGTTGATCGAGGCGTTGGCCGGGTTCGGCACCCCCGTCGCGGTGACATCGGTGATGCTGATGGCGCTCGGCTTCAAGCCGCTGAAGGCGGCCGTGCTCGCGTTGGTCGCCAACACCGCCCCCGTCGCGTTCGGCGCCATGGCGACGCCGATCATCACGCTGGGCAAGGTCACCGAACTGCCCGTCGACACGCTCGGCGCGATGGTGGGTCGACAGACCCCGATCCTGGCGCTGCTCGTGCCGCTGGCCCTGGTCGCGATCGTCGACGGCTGGCGCGGCATGCGGGAGACCTGGCCGGCCGCGGTGGTCTGCGGAGTGGTCTTCGCGTTGGCCCAGTTCGCCACCTCGAACTATCTGTCCGTGCCGCTGGCCGATGTCGTCGCATCGCTGCTGTCCGCCGCGGCGGTGGTGGCGCTGGTGCGAGTCTGGCGGCCACGGCACGCCTATACCGAGCAGCCCGCACCCGTCGCGGGCGGCGCTGCCGACGAACCGCCCGCCGATTTCGCGCAGCGAGTCGGCAACGCCGACGGCCATCACGATTCGCGTGCCGATGTCATTCGGGCGTATGCGCCGTACGCGATCATCATCGCGGTCTTCGTCGTGTGTCAGATCTCGGTGGTGAAAAACCTGCTCGACAAGGCGACGTTCGCCTTCAACTGGCCGGGACTCGACGTCGTCGACCCGGACGGAGAGTCGTTGTCTCTCACGAAATTCAGCCTGAATCTGCTCACCACTCCGGGCACCCAGATGCTCGTCGCCGGCATTCTCACAATGGTCGCGCTGAAGCTTTCCGCGTCACGGGCGCTCAAGGCCTACGGGGTGACACTGCATCAGCTCCGCTGGGCGATCGTCACGGTCATGACGGTGCTGGCCCTTGCCTTCGTGATGAACCTGTCCGGTCAGACGATCACGCTCGGCACCTGGATGGCCGCGGCGGGTGGAGCATTCGCGGTTCTGTCTCCCATCCTCGGGTGGCTCGGGGTCGCCGTCACCGGCTCCGACACCTCCGCCAATTCCCTGTTCGGCGCCCTGCAGGTGACAGCGGCGAACCAGGCCGGGCTGTCCGATGTGCTGATGGCCGCGTCGAACAGCTCCGGCGGCGTGCTGGGCAAGATGATCTCGCCGCAGAACCTTGCCATTGCGGCAGCGGCCGTGGGCCTCGACGGCAAGGAGGGTGACATCTTCCGCCGGGTCGTGTTGTGGAGTCTGGGCTTCCTCCTGCTGATGTGCATCCTCTCGGGGTTGCAGGCCACCCCGGTGTTGTCGTGGATGGTCCCATGA
- a CDS encoding FAD-binding oxidoreductase: MSADELAGLIDELPDGAVVTDPDILASYRQDRAFDPNAGTPLAVVRPRCTADVQATLRWATANKIAVVPRGMGTGLSGGATALNGAIILTTEKMRDITVDPVTRTAAAQPGLLNAEVKAAVAEHGLWYPPDPSSFEICSIGGNIATNAGGLCCVKYGVTTDYVLGLEVVLADGTAVRLGGPRLKDVAGLSLTKLFVGSEGTLGVITEVTLRLLPPQQVASTVVATFDSVEAAAQSVVTITGKMRPSMLEFMDSTSINAVEDKLRMGLDRDAAAMMVAATDDRGASGIEDAEFMAEVFTKHGAKEVFTTADPDEGEAFVAARRFCIPAVECKGSLLLEDVGVPLPALADLVAGVGKIAANHDLLISVIAHAGDGNTHPLIVYDPADPAMSERAHQAFGEIMDLAVGLGGTITGEHGVGRLKRPWLEGQIGPEAMELNRRIKAALDPDNILNPGAAI, from the coding sequence GTGAGTGCGGATGAGCTGGCCGGCCTGATCGACGAGTTGCCCGACGGAGCGGTCGTCACCGATCCCGACATCCTGGCGTCCTATCGGCAAGACCGCGCGTTCGATCCGAATGCGGGCACGCCGCTGGCGGTGGTGCGGCCGCGCTGCACTGCCGACGTGCAGGCGACGCTGCGGTGGGCCACCGCCAACAAGATCGCGGTCGTGCCTCGCGGCATGGGCACCGGGCTTTCGGGCGGCGCAACCGCGCTCAACGGCGCGATCATCCTGACCACCGAGAAGATGCGCGACATCACCGTCGACCCCGTCACCCGCACGGCCGCCGCGCAGCCCGGGTTGCTGAACGCCGAGGTCAAGGCGGCCGTCGCCGAGCACGGGCTGTGGTATCCGCCCGACCCGTCGTCATTCGAAATCTGCAGCATCGGCGGCAACATCGCGACCAACGCAGGCGGACTGTGCTGCGTGAAGTACGGCGTCACCACGGACTATGTGCTCGGCCTCGAGGTGGTCCTGGCCGACGGCACCGCGGTGCGACTCGGCGGCCCGCGGCTCAAAGATGTCGCTGGGCTCTCGCTGACCAAGCTGTTCGTCGGTAGTGAGGGCACGCTCGGCGTGATCACCGAGGTGACCCTGCGCCTGCTGCCCCCTCAGCAGGTGGCCAGCACCGTCGTCGCCACCTTCGACTCGGTCGAGGCGGCTGCACAATCCGTCGTCACCATCACCGGCAAGATGCGGCCGTCGATGCTGGAGTTCATGGATTCGACGTCGATCAACGCCGTCGAGGACAAGCTGCGGATGGGGCTGGACCGAGACGCCGCGGCGATGATGGTGGCGGCGACCGACGACCGTGGCGCGTCAGGCATCGAGGATGCCGAGTTCATGGCCGAGGTGTTCACGAAACACGGTGCGAAAGAGGTGTTTACGACGGCCGACCCGGACGAGGGCGAAGCCTTCGTCGCGGCGCGCCGGTTCTGCATTCCCGCCGTGGAGTGCAAGGGCTCGCTCCTGCTCGAGGACGTGGGCGTGCCGTTGCCCGCGCTGGCCGATCTGGTCGCCGGGGTCGGCAAGATCGCCGCGAATCACGATCTGCTGATCTCGGTGATCGCGCATGCCGGCGACGGCAACACCCACCCGCTCATCGTCTACGACCCCGCCGATCCCGCCATGAGCGAGCGGGCCCATCAGGCGTTCGGCGAGATCATGGACCTGGCCGTCGGCCTCGGCGGAACGATCACCGGGGAGCACGGCGTCGGACGGTTGAAGCGCCCCTGGCTCGAGGGCCAGATCGGCCCGGAGGCTATGGAACTCAATCGGCGCATCAAGGCCGCCCTTGACCCGGACAACATCCTGAACCCCGGCGCCGCCATCTGA
- a CDS encoding cytochrome P450: protein MTATLSQSSPVRFQLATADTWASPWEMYRALRDHDPVHHVVPPDRPDHDYYVMSRHADIFAAARDHETYSSAQGLTVNYGELELIGLADNPPMVMQDPPVHTEFRRLVSRGFTPRQVEAVEPKVRDYVVERIEGLRSNGGGDIVAELFKPLPSMVVAHYLGVPEGDRDKFDGWTDAIVAANTAEGGVAGALGSFGDALGEMMAYFTALIEKRRVEPEDDTVSHLVAAGVGADGDVAGVLSILAFTFTMVTGGNDTTTGMLGGSVQLLHQRPDQRKLLSDNPDLIPDAIDEFLRLTSPVQMLGRTVARDVTVGDTTIPQGRRVMFLYGSANRDERQYGDDAGELDVTRKPRNILTFSHGAHHCLGAAAARMQSRVALRELMTRIPDFEVDEAAIVWAGGSYVRRPLSVPFTVVT from the coding sequence ATGACGGCTACTCTGTCTCAGAGCTCACCGGTCCGTTTCCAGCTCGCCACCGCCGACACGTGGGCCAGTCCGTGGGAGATGTACCGCGCTCTGCGTGACCACGACCCGGTGCACCACGTCGTCCCGCCAGACAGACCCGACCACGACTACTACGTGATGTCGCGGCATGCCGACATCTTCGCGGCCGCGCGTGACCACGAGACCTACTCGTCGGCTCAGGGCCTCACGGTCAACTACGGCGAACTCGAGCTCATCGGCCTCGCCGACAACCCGCCGATGGTCATGCAGGACCCGCCGGTGCACACCGAGTTCCGCAGATTGGTGTCGCGAGGCTTCACACCGCGCCAGGTCGAGGCGGTCGAGCCCAAGGTGCGCGACTACGTCGTTGAGCGCATCGAGGGGTTGCGCTCCAACGGCGGCGGCGACATCGTCGCCGAGCTCTTCAAGCCGCTGCCGTCGATGGTGGTCGCGCATTACCTCGGTGTCCCCGAAGGCGACCGCGACAAGTTCGACGGCTGGACCGACGCGATCGTCGCGGCCAACACCGCCGAGGGCGGCGTGGCGGGGGCGCTGGGCAGTTTCGGCGACGCGCTCGGCGAGATGATGGCCTACTTCACCGCGTTGATCGAAAAGCGTCGCGTCGAACCCGAGGATGACACGGTGTCCCATCTCGTGGCGGCAGGCGTCGGCGCCGATGGGGACGTCGCGGGCGTGTTGTCGATTCTCGCGTTCACCTTCACGATGGTCACCGGCGGCAATGACACCACGACCGGCATGCTCGGCGGCTCTGTGCAACTGCTGCATCAACGGCCCGACCAGCGAAAGCTGCTGTCCGACAACCCCGATCTGATCCCCGACGCGATCGACGAGTTCCTGCGTCTCACCTCACCGGTACAGATGCTGGGCCGAACGGTGGCCCGCGACGTGACAGTCGGCGACACCACCATCCCGCAGGGCCGACGCGTGATGTTCCTCTACGGATCGGCCAACCGCGACGAACGCCAGTACGGCGACGACGCAGGTGAGCTCGACGTGACGCGCAAGCCGCGCAACATCCTGACCTTCAGCCACGGCGCGCACCACTGTCTCGGTGCCGCAGCCGCCCGGATGCAGTCGCGGGTGGCGCTGCGCGAGCTGATGACACGTATCCCCGACTTCGAGGTCGACGAGGCCGCAATCGTCTGGGCCGGAGGCAGTTACGTGCGTCGACCGCTGTCGGTTCCGTTCACGGTGGTCACCTGA
- a CDS encoding TetR/AcrR family transcriptional regulator — protein sequence MAGDWLAARRTEVAADRILDAAGELFAQKEAATVGMHEIASAAGCSRATLYRYFENREALYTSYVHRESYRLYREMTDQINALLDPRDRLIEGIVTSLRNVRESPALSSWFALTQRPIGGDMAEQSEVIRALTEAFVISLAPDDPEVVAHRARWLVRVITSLLVFPGHDEADERAMLEEFVVPIVVPATQQTSG from the coding sequence ATGGCCGGCGACTGGCTGGCCGCGCGGCGCACCGAGGTGGCCGCCGACCGCATTCTCGACGCGGCAGGCGAGCTGTTCGCCCAGAAGGAAGCCGCGACCGTCGGTATGCACGAAATCGCCTCGGCCGCAGGGTGCTCGCGCGCGACGCTGTACCGGTATTTCGAAAACCGTGAAGCGCTCTACACCTCGTATGTGCATCGCGAGTCGTATCGGCTCTACCGCGAGATGACCGATCAGATCAACGCGCTGCTCGATCCGCGCGATCGCTTGATCGAGGGGATCGTCACATCGCTGCGCAATGTCCGTGAAAGCCCTGCGCTGTCATCGTGGTTCGCCCTGACACAACGACCGATTGGCGGCGACATGGCCGAACAGTCCGAGGTCATCAGGGCGTTGACTGAGGCGTTCGTCATCTCGCTGGCGCCCGATGACCCGGAGGTTGTCGCGCACCGGGCCCGCTGGTTGGTGCGGGTGATCACGTCGCTGCTGGTCTTCCCCGGCCACGACGAGGCCGACGAGCGCGCGATGCTCGAGGAGTTCGTCGTACCGATCGTGGTGCCTGCGACCCAGCAGACGTCCGGGTAG
- a CDS encoding arylsulfatase — MPSSSNDGQPQSSAVRREILPIPDPQHVGLTTYDAKDPDTTYPPITMLRPPEGAPNVLIVLIDDVGFGASSAFGGPCNTPVADRLAANGLKLNRFHTTALCSPTRQALLTGRNHHSVGMGGITEIATSAPGYSSIRPKDKAPIAETLRLNGYSTSQFGKCHEVPVWEVSPVGPFGQWPTGSGFEHFYGFIGGEANQYYPGLFEGTTPVEPEKTPEEGYTLTEDLADRAITWVRQQQALAPDKPFFMYFAPGATHAPHHVPVEWSDKYKGKFDEGWDVLREKMLPQQKALGVVPENAELTARHDEIPAWDDMPADLKPVLARQMEIYAGFLEQTDHEIGRLVDAIDDLGALENTLIYYILGDNGASAEGTPNGCFNEMVTLNGMAGLETTEFLMSKIDDFGTPAAYNHYAVGWAHALCGPYQWTKQVASHWGGTRNGTIVHWPKGIADTGETRDQFHHVIDVAPTILEAAKIPAPTIVNSIQQAPLEGVSMMSTLRAGDAPETHVVQYFEMFGNRGIYHKGWTAVTKHRTPWLMTGQPALDDDVWELYGPDDWTQAHDLAAENPQKLAELQRLWLIEATKYNVVPIDDRSVERFDADIAGRPKLISGNSQTLFSGMRLLENCVVNIKNRSHVVTAKVTVPDAGAAGVIVTQGGGVGGWSLYAHEGALKYCYNFFGIDYFYVTADDPIPSGEHQLQMEFTYDGGGLGKGGTVTLYYDGKAVGTGRVERTEPLAFSADEACDVGSDTGSPASQDYAAHGNKFNGVIDWVKIDVGEDSHDHLVSAEAKLNISMARQ, encoded by the coding sequence ATGCCCAGTTCGTCGAACGATGGTCAGCCCCAGTCGTCGGCGGTGCGGCGCGAGATCCTACCGATCCCCGATCCGCAGCATGTGGGACTGACGACGTATGACGCCAAAGACCCCGACACCACCTATCCGCCGATCACGATGTTGCGTCCGCCCGAGGGTGCGCCGAATGTGCTGATCGTCCTCATCGACGACGTGGGTTTCGGCGCGTCGTCGGCGTTCGGTGGGCCGTGCAACACTCCGGTGGCCGACCGGCTCGCCGCTAACGGATTGAAGCTGAACCGATTTCACACCACTGCGCTGTGCTCTCCGACGCGCCAGGCGTTGCTGACGGGGCGCAACCACCACTCGGTGGGGATGGGCGGTATCACCGAGATCGCCACCTCCGCGCCCGGTTACAGCAGTATCAGGCCCAAGGACAAGGCACCGATCGCCGAAACCCTTCGGCTCAACGGATATTCGACGAGCCAGTTCGGGAAGTGCCATGAAGTCCCGGTGTGGGAGGTGTCGCCGGTCGGACCGTTCGGGCAGTGGCCCACCGGGTCCGGCTTCGAGCATTTCTACGGCTTCATCGGCGGCGAGGCCAACCAGTACTACCCGGGCCTGTTCGAGGGCACGACGCCCGTCGAGCCGGAGAAGACGCCCGAGGAGGGTTACACCCTCACCGAGGATCTGGCCGACCGCGCGATCACCTGGGTCCGTCAGCAGCAGGCGCTGGCGCCCGACAAACCGTTCTTCATGTACTTCGCCCCCGGCGCCACCCATGCGCCACACCATGTACCGGTGGAATGGTCGGACAAGTACAAGGGCAAGTTCGACGAGGGCTGGGATGTGTTGCGGGAGAAGATGCTCCCGCAACAGAAGGCGCTTGGCGTCGTCCCCGAAAACGCCGAATTGACCGCGCGCCACGACGAGATTCCGGCGTGGGACGACATGCCCGCCGACCTCAAACCGGTGCTGGCGCGTCAGATGGAGATCTACGCCGGGTTCCTTGAGCAGACCGACCACGAGATCGGCAGGCTGGTGGATGCGATCGACGATCTTGGCGCGCTGGAGAACACGCTGATCTACTACATCCTCGGTGACAACGGTGCATCGGCGGAGGGCACACCCAACGGGTGCTTCAACGAGATGGTCACGCTAAACGGTATGGCAGGGCTCGAGACCACCGAGTTCCTCATGTCCAAGATCGATGACTTCGGCACGCCTGCCGCTTACAACCACTATGCCGTCGGCTGGGCGCACGCACTGTGCGGGCCCTATCAATGGACCAAGCAGGTTGCATCGCACTGGGGCGGCACCCGCAATGGCACCATCGTGCACTGGCCGAAAGGGATTGCGGACACCGGGGAAACACGCGATCAGTTCCATCACGTCATCGATGTCGCTCCGACGATTCTGGAGGCGGCCAAGATCCCCGCGCCGACCATTGTCAACAGCATCCAGCAGGCGCCGCTGGAGGGTGTCAGCATGATGTCCACGCTTCGTGCCGGCGATGCGCCGGAAACCCATGTGGTGCAGTACTTCGAGATGTTCGGGAACCGCGGCATCTACCACAAGGGCTGGACTGCGGTCACCAAACACCGCACACCCTGGCTGATGACGGGACAGCCGGCGCTGGACGACGACGTATGGGAACTCTACGGCCCCGACGACTGGACCCAGGCGCATGACCTCGCCGCCGAGAACCCGCAGAAATTGGCTGAGCTGCAACGGTTGTGGCTGATCGAGGCCACCAAGTACAACGTGGTCCCGATCGACGACCGGTCAGTGGAACGCTTCGATGCCGACATCGCCGGGCGGCCCAAACTGATCAGCGGCAACAGCCAGACATTGTTCTCCGGAATGCGGTTGTTGGAGAACTGTGTCGTCAACATCAAGAACCGATCGCATGTGGTCACCGCGAAGGTGACGGTGCCCGATGCCGGTGCCGCAGGTGTGATCGTGACCCAGGGTGGCGGGGTCGGCGGTTGGTCCCTCTATGCGCACGAGGGCGCCTTGAAGTACTGCTACAACTTCTTCGGCATCGACTACTTCTACGTCACCGCCGACGATCCGATTCCCAGCGGGGAGCATCAGCTGCAGATGGAGTTCACCTACGACGGCGGCGGGCTGGGCAAGGGCGGAACGGTCACGCTCTACTACGACGGCAAGGCTGTCGGCACGGGCCGGGTGGAACGCACCGAGCCGTTGGCGTTCTCGGCCGACGAAGCCTGTGATGTGGGGTCCGACACCGGTTCACCGGCATCGCAGGACTACGCGGCGCACGGCAACAAGTTCAACGGTGTCATCGACTGGGTGAAGATCGATGTGGGCGAAGACAGCCACGATCACCTGGTCTCCGCCGAGGCCAAACTGAACATCTCGATGGCCCGGCAGTAA
- a CDS encoding GntR family transcriptional regulator, with translation MATSLYEELRDAILTGRFEPGKVLSENALATEFGKSRTPVREALHRLEIETLVERVPRGVRVRTSSPEEILDIYEVRITLEGAAAKAAAERATEYDRSRLRSAQQGMVDVEDSPEAKAAANRRFHEAVWTASHNPTLVDLLHRLNVHLVRYPTTTLTHGDRWKAVLREHEELLTAIEARDGEAARRIAEHHMFGAREVRLRMYAESDRATNTD, from the coding sequence ATGGCGACCAGTCTCTATGAAGAACTCCGAGACGCGATCCTGACGGGTCGTTTCGAACCGGGAAAGGTGTTGTCGGAAAACGCCCTCGCCACCGAATTCGGCAAGAGTCGCACGCCGGTCCGAGAGGCGCTGCATCGCCTCGAAATCGAGACGCTCGTCGAGCGGGTGCCCCGCGGCGTGCGCGTGCGCACGTCGTCACCCGAGGAAATCCTTGACATCTACGAGGTACGGATCACGTTGGAGGGGGCGGCGGCCAAGGCTGCTGCAGAGCGGGCCACCGAATACGATCGGTCCCGGCTGCGGTCCGCGCAGCAAGGCATGGTCGACGTCGAAGACAGCCCGGAGGCGAAGGCCGCAGCGAACCGACGTTTCCACGAAGCGGTCTGGACGGCTAGCCACAACCCGACCCTCGTCGACCTACTGCACAGGCTGAACGTCCACCTCGTCCGATATCCGACAACGACGTTGACGCACGGTGATCGGTGGAAAGCCGTGCTTCGCGAGCACGAGGAACTACTGACCGCGATCGAGGCGCGCGACGGCGAGGCGGCCCGGCGAATTGCCGAGCATCACATGTTCGGGGCACGCGAGGTGAGGCTGCGCATGTATGCCGAAAGCGATCGCGCGACGAACACGGACTGA